One Triticum dicoccoides isolate Atlit2015 ecotype Zavitan chromosome 5B, WEW_v2.0, whole genome shotgun sequence genomic window carries:
- the LOC119311261 gene encoding dolichol-phosphate mannosyltransferase subunit 1-like isoform X2: METGAEAGGGRPEYSIIVPTYNERLNVALIVYLIFKHLPDSKFEIIIVDDGSPDGTQDVVKQLQQLYGEDRVLLRARPRKLGLGTAYMHGLKHASGEFVVIMDADLSHHPKYLPSFIRKQKETGADIVTGTRYVSNGGVHGWNLMRKLTSRGANVLAQTLLQPGASDLTGSFRLYKRSALEDVISCCVSKGYVFQMEMIVRATRKGYHIEEVPITFVDRVFGISKLGGSEIVGYLKGLVYLLLTT, translated from the exons ATGGAGACTGGAGCGGAGGCGGGCGGCGGTAGGCCGGAGTACAGCATCATCGTTCCCACCTACAACGAGCGCCTGAACGTCGCCCTCATCGTCTACCTCATCTTCAAGCACCTGCC TGATTCCAAGTTCGAAATCATTATTGTGGATGATGGAAGCCCTGATGGCACTCAAGACGTTGTAAAGCAGTTGCAGCAATTATATGGCGAAGATCGTGTT CTACTGCgagctagaccaaggaagctagGACTTG GTACTGCATATATGCATGGATTAAAGCATGCCTCAGGGGAGTTCGTTGTTATAATGGATGCAGATCTATCTCATCAT CCAAAATATTTGCCAAGCTTCATCAG GAAGCAAAAGGAAACCGGTGCTGACATTGTAACCGGCACCCGTTATGTTAGCAACGGTGGTGTCCATGGTTGGAATCTTATGCGTAAGTTGACTAGCAGGGGAGCGAATGTTCTAGCACAGACGTTGCTACAGCCCGGAGCTTCTGATCTGACTGGATCGTTTAG GCTATATAAGCGAAGTGCTTTGGAGGATGTCATCTCCTGCTGCGTCAGCAAGGGCTATGTATTCCAAATGGAGATGATTGTCAGGGCTACTAGGAAAGGTTATCACATCGAAGAG GTCCCAATAACTTTCGTCGACAGGGTCTTCGGAATCTCAAAGCTCGGTGGATCTGAAATTGTTGGATATTTGAAAGGCCTTGTGTATCTGTTGCTCACAACATAG
- the LOC119311261 gene encoding dolichol-phosphate mannosyltransferase subunit 1-like isoform X1: METGAEAGGGRPEYSIIVPTYNERLNVALIVYLIFKHLPDSKFEIIIVDDGSPDGTQDVVKQLQQLYGEDRVLLRARPRKLGLGTAYMHGLKHASGEFVVIMDADLSHHPKYLPSFIRKQKETGADIVTGTRYVSNGGVHGWNLMRKLTSRGANVLAQTLLQPGASDLTGSFRLYKRSALEDVISCCVSKGYVFQMEMIVRATRKGYHIEEVIGSIFICVRLDLKYLGFDSCKLCLSCLGPNNFRRQGLRNLKARWI, from the exons ATGGAGACTGGAGCGGAGGCGGGCGGCGGTAGGCCGGAGTACAGCATCATCGTTCCCACCTACAACGAGCGCCTGAACGTCGCCCTCATCGTCTACCTCATCTTCAAGCACCTGCC TGATTCCAAGTTCGAAATCATTATTGTGGATGATGGAAGCCCTGATGGCACTCAAGACGTTGTAAAGCAGTTGCAGCAATTATATGGCGAAGATCGTGTT CTACTGCgagctagaccaaggaagctagGACTTG GTACTGCATATATGCATGGATTAAAGCATGCCTCAGGGGAGTTCGTTGTTATAATGGATGCAGATCTATCTCATCAT CCAAAATATTTGCCAAGCTTCATCAG GAAGCAAAAGGAAACCGGTGCTGACATTGTAACCGGCACCCGTTATGTTAGCAACGGTGGTGTCCATGGTTGGAATCTTATGCGTAAGTTGACTAGCAGGGGAGCGAATGTTCTAGCACAGACGTTGCTACAGCCCGGAGCTTCTGATCTGACTGGATCGTTTAG GCTATATAAGCGAAGTGCTTTGGAGGATGTCATCTCCTGCTGCGTCAGCAAGGGCTATGTATTCCAAATGGAGATGATTGTCAGGGCTACTAGGAAAGGTTATCACATCGAAGAGGTAATCGGTTCCATTTTCATTTGTGTAAGGCTGGATTTAAAATATCTTGGCTTTGATAGTTGTAAACTTTGCTTGTCATGTCTAGGTCCCAATAACTTTCGTCGACAGGGTCTTCGGAATCTCAAAGCTCGGTGGATCTGA